The sequence TCTTCATAATAGACAAGATCATCACTATCAATGCCTTTTGCATGAGCGAGAGAACTTATTGCCCGTTTTATCCATGATTCAGCCAGTAGTACTTCTCTCATAGATAACTTTCCCGGTCTTCTCAATCTCAGAATAAACAAGGTATGGGTTCTGTTTCAGTTCTTCAAATCCTTCCGGGGTTTCTACAATTATATCAACCGGAACACCCACATGAGTAAGGGCCTCATATAATTTCATTGCACATCTTCTGCGATGAGAAATTCCGGATTTTAGAACACATATATCATAATCACTGTCTTCTCTGGCATCATCTGTAACTCTGGATCCAAAAAGGATGATCTTTTCCGGATTTAGAGCACGAACAATAACTGCTATGATTGAATCAACCGGAGAACTCATTCATATGTAATATGATTGTAAGGGTAATTTAGTTGTTGACTTAGATCTCCTGTGCGGCAATGAGCGAAGCGTACATCCCATCCAGGGCCATCAGTTCCCGGTGTGTCCCCTGCTCAATTATCTCTCCCTGATTGAGTACTAGGATCTTATCTGCATGAACCACCGTGCTGAGCCGATGTGCTATCATAAACACAGTTCTCCCTTTCATCAATTCCTGAATGGTGTCCCGGATCATCAGTTC comes from Methanospirillum hungatei and encodes:
- a CDS encoding nucleotidyltransferase domain-containing protein; the encoded protein is MSSPVDSIIAVIVRALNPEKIILFGSRVTDDAREDSDYDICVLKSGISHRRRCAMKLYEALTHVGVPVDIIVETPEGFEELKQNPYLVYSEIEKTGKVIYERSTTG